GGGTTGGAGAGAAGGATCTGCTCGAGGACGCCGATCGCGATCGACGCCCAGAACGCGATGGGGATCGACGTCATGCGGGCGATCACGGCACCGGCGAGGCCCTTGAGGAGCAGGTCCGGGCCGAGCGTCTCGATCGACTGGCCCGCCGTGGTCGGGGTTACCAGAATGGCGGACAGCGCCGCGATGCCGCCAGCGATCGCCCAGGCGTACGACGCCATGCGCGGTGCACGGATGCCCTCGAGCGCGGCAGTGTCCGCAGAGTCGGCCGCCGCGCGGATCGCGAGACCCTGCCGGGTTCGCCGCAGGAACCACGCGAGACCGAGAAGCACGGCCGGGGCGAGCAGAAGCATCGCGAGGTACGACGGCCCGACCGGGGTCGTGCCGAGCGTGAACGACGGCAGGAACGGGGGCTCGGGGAACGTGAAGCCGCTGACGCCGTCGCTGTTGACCAGCAGCGCCATGATCAAGATGAACTGGGACAGGCCGAGCGTCGCGATCATGCCGATGAGGCTCGGACGGCCTGCGAGCCGGCGCACAACGCCCACCTCGATGCCCCCGGCGAGCAGTGCCGCGACGGCGATCGCGACGGGGAACGCCACGAAGTAGGGGGTGCCCCAGTCGACCACGAGCAGACCGAGGACAGATGCCCCGAACGCACCGATCGAGCCGTGCGCGAAGTTGACGAACTTGCTCGACCGGTAGACGAGGACGAGGCCGACCGCGAGCATCCCGTACGTGAGACCGGTGAAGACACCGATGATGAGCCGGTCGATGCCGATCTGGAAGCCCATCACGTCCATCGCCAGGACCGCCTCCGTGGCACTCATGCCGTCACCGCCGTGGTGTGGCCGCCGAGCATGAGGTCACGCACCCGGTCGGGGTCCGCGGCGAGGTCGCCCGCGGACTCGCAGGCGACGATCTCGCCCTTCTCCATGAAGTAGGCGCGATCCACGAGCGACAGCGCGACGTTGACGGACTGCTCGACGAGCAGCACCGCCGTACCGCGCTCGTTGAGGCGCCGGACGAGCTCGATCAGGCCACCGACGACCACCGGCGCGAGACCGAGCGAGAACTCGTCGACGACGAGGACCCGGGGGTCCTGCACGATCGCCTTGGCGAGGGCGAGCATCTGACGTTCGCCACCGGACAGCGTGGATGCCGGCTGGTCACGCCGGGCGTACAACCGGGGAAACACGGCGAGCGCAGCATCGACGGCCTCCTGTGCCCACACGCGGTCCTCGATCGTGTAGGCGTGCATGCGCAGGTTCTCGGTGACCGTCAGTGAGCTGAAGGTCGCCTGGCCGACGACCTGCCCGAGCCCGCGGGCGATGCGCTCGCGGGTCGGGGCCGACGTGACGTCGACGCCGCCCAGGCGGACCACTCCCGCGTCGGGACGCAGCAGCCCGGCGACGACCTTGAGCGTCGTGCTCTTGCCGACGCCGTTGGGACCGAGCAGCGCGACCATCTCGCCCTCCTCGACGACCAGGCCGGCGTCGAAGAGCACCTGCACCTGACCGTACGAGCACTGGATGCCCTCGACCGACAGGGCGGGCGCTCCGGCGCGCGGCGCGAGGATGCCGAGGCCGGCGTCACGACGTCGGGAAATCAACGTCGCCTCCCTCGTACACGAAGCAGCCGCAGGAGTCGTCGAACCTGATGACCCGGTAGGCACCGGAAGCAGCCTGCTTGCCGGGACCGAGGGCACCGGTGAAGCCGGTCGCAGGGACGAAGGCGGAGCCGAGACTCTCGACCGCCGCACCCCACGCACCGGCGTTGAAGTCGTCGGTCAGCTCGGTCGCACCGGCCTGCAGGAGCAGCGCGGCGTCGCAGTACGGGAGGGCGACGCGCGCCGCCTCACGCGACTCGAAGCTGATCCCCGCCTCGGAGTAGATGTCGATGCACTTCTTCTCCGCATCGGTGCCTGGGAAGGCCAGCTGGGCGTCCCCGACCTCCTGCGACGGCGCGAAGCCGACGCCGACCATGCCCTTCAAGATGCTGGCAGGCAGCATGTCGGGGTTGTTCACGAAGAAGGCCGGGTTGTCGAAGGTCGACACCGCGTATCGCGCCTTGAACTCCTGCGTGGTGGCCTGCGTGGCGAAGATGGACGCCAGTCGTGCGCCGCCGAGGAACATCACACGGTCGATCCCGGCGGACCGGAAGGTCACCGCGCCCTGGCCGGTGCCCATGAAGAGGCTGCCCTGGTCGGTCGTGTCGACCCAGGCGACCTCGGGCTTGACGCCGGCGTCCTCGAGCAGCGGGATCGCCAGCTCCTCCATGGTCGTGCGGTTGATGGCGTTGTCAGCGGCGACGACGCCGACCTGCTTGCGCCCCTTGAAGAAGCCCTGCTCCGAGAGCGTCTGGACGTACGCGCGGACGAAGCCGTCGTACGACGGGTAGCTCGCGGACCACAGGTAGGGATAGTGCTTCTTGTACGTCGCGTCATCCGTCGCGACCAGCGTCGCGTCGAGGACGAGCGTCTTCTCCATCGCGTAGCAGGGGCGCGCGTTGTCCTGGAACTGTCCGGTGAGCACCACCGCGAACGCCTTGTCGTCCTGCACGACCTGCTTGCACAGCTGTTCCTCGGCGGCCGGTGAGTCCTTCTGGGCGTCGTACAGCCGGAAGACGGCGTCGAGCTTGCGACCGCCGACACCGCCGTTGGCATTGACCCAGGTCTCGAGGGCCTCGACCTGCTTCTCGGGATCGCCCGCGTTGGCCGTCTTGAATCCCGTGACTCCCTTGACCGCCTCGAGGTCCACCCCGACGAAGACCACCTTCACGGACTCGTCGGTGACGCCGGGTCCGACGCCGGTCATCGCGACCGCTCCGCCGGATCCACCGCCATCGCCGACCACGCTTCCCGGCATCACGCTGCCGCAGCCCGCGAGAGCGAGTGCGAAGACGGCGAGCGCGGCCGTCGCGCGGATCACCAGTGATTGGTCCGCGAAGCGTTCGAGAGGGCTCAGGTGCCGCATGCGTTCTCCGTCCCGGGTGGATTGGCGGCTAGAATATACGATATTAGGAGTGCTGGGAAGATCGTTTGTCCCGCCGATCCAGCCAGGTGTCGACGGCATCGACGTCGACCACCGAGTCAGCGACGGCACTGGTTGACGCCCCTGCTCCTCCGTCGGCGCCGGCGTGGTCGGCCACCACGCCGGGGTGACGGCGCTGCAGCCAGGCGTCGAGCGCCGCCAGATCGATCACCGACGCGCCGCCTGGCTCGGCCGAGCCGCCAGCAGACCCGATCGACGTCCCGAGGGCGACACCGGCGGCCAGCGCCGCGGGATCGTGGAGCAGGGTCTCCAGGTCGCGCTGCTCGAGCCGACCGTCGAGCCTCTTGATGA
Above is a genomic segment from Mumia sp. Pv4-285 containing:
- a CDS encoding ABC transporter ATP-binding protein, with product MISRRRDAGLGILAPRAGAPALSVEGIQCSYGQVQVLFDAGLVVEEGEMVALLGPNGVGKSTTLKVVAGLLRPDAGVVRLGGVDVTSAPTRERIARGLGQVVGQATFSSLTVTENLRMHAYTIEDRVWAQEAVDAALAVFPRLYARRDQPASTLSGGERQMLALAKAIVQDPRVLVVDEFSLGLAPVVVGGLIELVRRLNERGTAVLLVEQSVNVALSLVDRAYFMEKGEIVACESAGDLAADPDRVRDLMLGGHTTAVTA
- a CDS encoding ABC transporter substrate-binding protein → MRHLSPLERFADQSLVIRATAALAVFALALAGCGSVMPGSVVGDGGGSGGAVAMTGVGPGVTDESVKVVFVGVDLEAVKGVTGFKTANAGDPEKQVEALETWVNANGGVGGRKLDAVFRLYDAQKDSPAAEEQLCKQVVQDDKAFAVVLTGQFQDNARPCYAMEKTLVLDATLVATDDATYKKHYPYLWSASYPSYDGFVRAYVQTLSEQGFFKGRKQVGVVAADNAINRTTMEELAIPLLEDAGVKPEVAWVDTTDQGSLFMGTGQGAVTFRSAGIDRVMFLGGARLASIFATQATTQEFKARYAVSTFDNPAFFVNNPDMLPASILKGMVGVGFAPSQEVGDAQLAFPGTDAEKKCIDIYSEAGISFESREAARVALPYCDAALLLQAGATELTDDFNAGAWGAAVESLGSAFVPATGFTGALGPGKQAASGAYRVIRFDDSCGCFVYEGGDVDFPTS